The following proteins are encoded in a genomic region of Vulpes vulpes isolate BD-2025 chromosome X, VulVul3, whole genome shotgun sequence:
- the TLR8 gene encoding toll-like receptor 8 → MSPRSLVLTCLFLLISDSYEFVTKANYSRSYPCDERRQNGSVIAECNGRRLQEVPQTVGKYVTVLDLSDNYITHITNESFQGLQNLTKINLNHNANPQHLSENPDNKNGMNITDGAFLNLQNLNQLLLEDNQLYQIPAGLPGSLKELSLIQNNIIWVTKKNTSGLTNLERLYLSWNCYFGNNCNNKTFNIEDGTFESLTNLEVLSLSFNKLVHVPPKLPSSLKELYLSNAKIKIISQEDFKGLRNLRVLDLSGNCPRCFNAPFPCTPCEGGASIQIHPLAFQTLTELRYLNLSSTSLRKIPATWFDNMRNLKVLHLEFNYLVDEIASGEFLTKLPVLEILDLSYNYVKAKYPKYINISHNFSSLKLLQALHLRGYVFQELRAGDFEPLMGLSNLKTINLGINFIKQINFTLFQNFPNLSIIYLSENRISPLVNDIRQNEVNGSSSQRHVLKPRSADIEFDPHSNFYHNTHPLIKPQCTVYGKALDLSLNSIFFIGREQFEAFHDIACLNLSSNGNGQVLHGNEFSAVPHIKYLDLTNNRLDFDDDNALSDLPELEVLDLSYNAHYFRIAGVTHRLGFIQNLTQLKVLNLSHNSIYTLTEQDLRSVSLEELVFSGNRLDILWNAEGDKYWKIFTSLRNLTRLDLSLNNLRRIPNEAFLNLPQSLTQLYIKNNALNFFNWTLLQEFPRLQVLDLSGNRLSSITNSLSKFTSSLQTLLLHRNRISHLPASFLSEASSLIHLDLSSNLLKMINKSTLQTKTNTSLAILELGRNPFDCTCDIGDFRRWMDENLNVTIPRLTDVICSSPGDQRGKSIVSLELTTCISDTLAAVLCIFTSFITVTVMLAALGHHWFYWDVWFIYHVCLAKVKGYRSVSTSQTFYDAYVSYDTKDASVTDWVINELRFHLEESEGKNVLLCLEERDWDPGLAIIDNLMQSINQSKKTIFVLTKEYAQNWNFKTAFYLALQRLMDENMDVIIFILLEPVLQHSQYLRLRQRICKSSILQWPDNPKAEGLFWQSLKNVVLTENDSRYNNLYVDSIKQY, encoded by the coding sequence ATGAGCCCTCGGTCTTTGGTTCTGACCTGCCTTTTCCTGCTCATCTCTGACTCCTATGAGTTCGTCACCAAAGCAAATTATTCTAGAAGCTATCCTTGTGACGAGAGAAGACAGAATGGCTCTGTTATTGCAGAGTGCAACGGTCGTCGACTTCAAGAAGTTCCCCAAACAGTGGGCAAGTACGTGACAGTGCTAGACCTGTCTGATAATTACATCACACACATAACAAACGAATCATTCCAAGGGCTGCAAAATCTCACTAAGATCAATCTAAATCACAACGCCAACCCACAGCACCTGAGTGAAAATCCTGATAACAAAAATGGCATGAATATCACAGATGGGGCATTCCTCAACCTACAAAACCTAAACCAGTTACTCCTTGAAGACAACCAGTTATACCAAATACCGGCTGGCTTGCCAGGGTCTTTGAAGGAACTTAGCCTGATTCAGAACAACATCATCTGGGTAACGAAAAAGAATACGTCTGGGCTCACGAATCTGGAAAGGCTCTATTTGAGCTGGAATTGCTATTTTGGCAACAACTGTAACAACAAAACTTTCAACATAGAAGACGGAACGTTTGAAAGTCTTACGAATTTGGAGGTGCTGTCCCTGTCTTTTAATAAGCTTGTCCATGTGCCCCCGAAACTGCCAAGCTCCCTGAAGGAACTTTATCTTAGCAACGCCAAGATTAAAATCATCAGTCAGGAAGATTTCAAGGGATTGAGAAATTTAAGAGTCCTGGATTTAAGCGGGAACTGTCCGAGGTGCTTCAATGCCCCATTTCCCTGCACACCTTGTGAGGGAGGCGCTTCAATTCAGATCCATCCTCTTGCTTTTCAAACCCTGACGGAGCTTCGCTACCTAAACCTCTCTAGCACTTCCCTCCGGAAGATTCCTGCAACGTGGTTTGACAACATGCGTAACCTGAAGGTGCTGCATCTGGAATTCAATTATCTAGTTGACGAAATAGCCTCCGGGGAATTTTTGACGAAGCTGCCCGTCTTGGAAATACTTGACTTATCTTATAACTACGTAAAGGCGAAATATcccaaatatattaatatttcccACAACTTTTCTAGCCTTAAGTTGCTCCAGGCGTTGCACTTAAGAGGTTACGTATTCCAGGAACTTAGAGCGGGAGACTTCGAGCCCCTGATGGGTCTCTCAAATCTAAAGACTATCAACTTGGGTATCAACTTTATTAAGCAAATTAATTTTACCCTTTTCCAAAATTTCCCCAACCTCTCCATCATTTACTTGTCAGAAAACAGAATATCACCCTTGGTAAATGATATCCGGCAGAATGAAGTAAATGGCTCCTCTTCTCAAAGGCATGTCCTTAAGCCACGCTCAGCGGATATTGAGTTTGACCCACACTCAAATTTTTATCATAACACCCATCCTTTAATAAAGCCACAATGTACAGTTTATGGCAAAGCCTTAGATTTAAGCCTGAACAGTATTTTCTTCATCGGGCGAGAGCAATTTGAAGCTTTTCATGACATCGCCTGCTTAAATCTGTCTTCGAACGGCAACGGTCAAGTGTTACATGGAAATGAATTTTCAGCGGTGCCGCATATTAAATATTTGGATTTGACAAACAACAGACTAGACTTTGACGATGACAACGCGCTCAGTGATCTGCCCGAGTTAGAAGTTCTGGATCTCAGCTACAATGCACACTACTTCCGAATAGCAGGGGTGACGCACCGCCTAGGATTTATTCAAAACTTAACACAACTGAAAGTCTTAAACTTGAGCCACAACAGCATCTACACTTTAACGGAGCAAGACCTGAGAAGCGTGTCCCTGGAAGAATTAGTTTTCAGTGGAAACCGCCTTGACATTTTGTGGAATGCCGAAGGTGACAAGTACTGGAAAATTTTTACAAGTCTCAGGAATCTGACACGGCTCGATCTATCCTTAAACAACCTCCGGCGCATCCCGAACGAAGCTTTCCTGAACCTGCCCCAGAGTCTCACCCAACTGTACATAAAAAATAACGCTTTAAATTTCTTTAACTGGACGTTACTCCAGGAGTTTCCACGTCTCCAGGTGCTGGACTTGAGTGGAAACAGGCTGTCCTCTATAACCAACAGCCTCTCCAAATTCACGTCTTCCCTGCAGACGCTGCTACTGCACCGGAACAGGATTTCCCACCTGCCCGCCAGCTTTCTTTCCGAAGCCAGCAGTCTGATCCACCTCGACCTGAGCTCCAACCTGCTGAAGATGATCAACAAATCCACGCTGCAAACTAAGACCAACACCAGTTTAGCCATTCTGGAACTAGGTAGAAACCCTTTTGACTGTACTTGCGACATTGGAGATTTTcgaagatggatggatgaaaatcTGAATGTCACCATCCCTAGGTTGACAGACGTCATCTGCTCTAGTCCCGGGGATCAAAGGGGGAAGAGCATTGTGAGTCTGGAGCTAACAACTTGTATTTCGGATACCCTCGCGGCGGTGCTGTGTATCTTCACGTCCTTTATCACCGTCACCGTCATGTTGGCTGCCTTGGGTCACCATTGGTTTTACTGGGATGTCTGGTTTATCTATCACGTGTGCTTGGCTAAGGTAAAAGGCTACAGGTCTGTTTCCACGTCCCAAACTTTCTACGATGCCTACGTTTCTTATGACACCAAAGATGCCTCTGTTACTGACTGGGTGATAAATGAGCTGCGCTTCCACCTCGAAGAGAGTGAAGGGAAAAATGTGCTCCTCTGTTTAGAGGAGAGAGATTGGGACCCGGGATTAGCCATCATCGATAACCTCATGCAGAGCATAAACCAAAGCAAGAAAACCATATTCGTCTTAACCAAAGAATACGCCCAAAACTGGAACTTTAAAACGGCATTCTACTTGGCCTTGCAGCGGCTCATGGATGAGAATATGGATGTGATCATATTTATTTTGCTGGAGCCAGTGTTACAGCATTCTCAGTATTTGAGGCTGCGGCAGAGGATCTGCAAGAGCTCCATCCTTCAATGGCCTGACAACCCCAAGGCGGAAGGCTTGTTTTGGCAAAGTCTGAAAAACGTGGTCTTAACTGAGAACGATTCACGGTATAACAATTTGTACGTTGATTCCATTAAGCAATACTAA